TACACAGTTTGTTTGATCTTTCAATTGCTTTACAGTGGCTTTTGTGCTGAGATATCAACAGCTTTTTAGTGGCTTTAGATAAGATAACTTGACTTTATCACAATCTAGTTAATCTGTATACCTATTTCTACATGACTGTTGCTTGTCTGATCAGGTAAACTAGTAGATCCTATAGACTGTAACATGATAACGTGAATAGTTACAGAGTATTTTTGCTGTTTGGTTGTTATTTAAAGGTCGTACATTATTTGCATGTGACCTCCTATGACTTCCTGAAATTAAAGAAACACTTGTCATTCCTATTTATATTGAACCAAGTGTTATTTTCAAATTGCATTAACCACATTTTTCTGTTTTCTCCTCTACAcattaaaaatcataactttttcattcttcCATCGACATAggcgtctgagggcttgtttttgtggcacAAGAAGTATTTTTcaaaggtactatttaatgtaccacataatgttctgaaaaaattttcaacatttttaagtggggtgaaatagaaaaaaaaaccaattccATCATTTTGAAGGGGGGCTTGATTTTACTGTGTACACAATGTGGCAGGAATGGCATTAACTTTACTAtgtgagtcagtatgattacatagtaacatagtaccctgtttccctgaaaataggacataccctgaaaataagacatagcatgaatttccagaatttttgaggatgcaaaatgatttttcaggttttttgaggatgcttgaaatataagccctacttcaaaattaagccctgataacagttaattaaaaaaagtcaatttaaatagtgtccaggcagctatacatgtaaaaaagttaaacctttttgaacaaaaattaatataagacactgtcttattttcggggaaacacagtatctaaggccgaatgaaggcaatgtccacctaggtcagcctgtttcaacctccttgtttatccagagaaaggcaaaaattccaagaggcagaagccacttagccctttcgggggaacaattccttcccgactccataatgacagtcagaataatccctggatcaacctctgatagttcctacctgtctgtaagacccggatcaacagcctgctggtcacctaaagtttatattctgtaatatccttccgctctagaaagacatctagttccctcttaaactcctctatggattttgccatcaccacgtcctcaggcagagagttccatggtctcactgctcttacagtaaagaacccccttctgtgttggtgatgaaacctgtggtgatatcaaatttatacagtttttttcatgTACAATTAAACTTAAAgaatctattttttaaaattacctTTTATCTCTATCTTCTGACCACCACAATTTTTATATTCTTCTGTCGATATGGCTCTGtgggagcttgttttttgcaggatgaccacTAGTTTGTATTGtttacattttggggtacatgtggctttttgatcgtttttttaacttttatcttGGGGACAGGGTAACCAGAGAAGGGCAGTTctgttgtgcattttttttcctgctggcaTTCAACATGTTGATTAAAAAATGCATTACTTTACTACATTGGACTTTTATGAACatattgataccaaatatgtttgttttttgttttctatttttttttattttaaaaatgggaaaaatatttttcaaacttttaatatttttataataataatctatttttataataagaatctttattttagttattttcacttttttagtCCCCAAAATGGACTTGAAATAGTGATCGCCTGATCGCTTGTACAGtacattgcaatacttcagtattgcagcatattgtacgtcaggcattctattaagttcTGCCTCAGGCACAGCTTAATACATGGTAGCTGGTTGGACTTCATATTGCATGATTTACAGCCTTCTCTGGATCCGAACTGGTAAATCACTATTGACCAAGAAGATCTTTAGCTACTGAATAAGCAAGATTTAAGATTGATATGTGTTTATTTGCTTAGAGAGCATAGAGCACAATCATAAATTACCCAGCATCcattgctctataacatgctgtctGTAGATAGGGCACCATTTTTATCCTGGCAGGCCTTAATTACATTTAATGGAGAAAAACCTAAAAACGTGTAGTTGTATGTATCCCTTTGAGTGCTTTCTATCAGTCAATTGTTTGGAATCTGCAAAGTCCGGTCTTAGATTGGAAGTTCCCCTGTGTATCaaatagtgcccaaataatataCAGAACCCAAATAACCGTACTGTAAAGAACCCAAATAATACTGATAGACAGTTTCTTAGTTAACACCATCAAGTCAATAAACTGATGATGTAGCTGCATTATATGTGCTGCGTTTCCATAGGTAGGTATCAGGAGTGCAAGACTATTAGGACCATGGCTGTCCTCTCCAGTAGTAGCAAGGGATGTACCCGCCTAAAGTTTAACCTGGTAATTCAAACAGGAACTAATAACTCAGGATTTACCACATTAAAAGGGCCAATCTGCTATTTGTTTTCATTAATTTATGATTGTAGCCCtcctccagtatatatatatatatatatatatatatatatatatatatatatatatatatatgtgaactAATATGGAAACTACATGGAATGCTGGGAGAATTCAGATCTGAAttctgcagaattgtgaatgcagctccggATTATTAGACTGACTGTAAATCAGGATCAATCCAAGATAAATCATGGAATGTATATATAATGTTACTCAGCTTTTTCTGTACACTAACTATAGTAAAAGGGGGACTTGTAATTCAATGTGTAGAAAGTTGCATGCTGGTGTACTAAGATGCCATATCTCATTCATTTTCATTAAAGGGCCATTCTGGTGATTTTTGTTAATCtctgttagttatttctttctatctgaaactctcaacctctttttcctcagatggtcatgttacctcagttctgagcagctcagatttacttggggttatgctgtctgaaagtAGTCAATTCTTTAGTCTATTTGATGCTATTACATAAACCGTACCATAGGAACTGCCTACAGGGGAAAAGATACATGACTttcacagttactaatgatgattgcacagctcctgtcacacagttataatagaggagatcagagCTCATCCTCCCGACTGCATTCTTATGCTCTGTAGCttatataggtgaatatagaaggtaatgatattaAACTTcctccccagcaggcagaaatggcacagtctctagctaatgctgtttTGATGCATCAATGATGGATAGATCTTAaggtgaaagtaaaaaatctcactcttaagatgagcatcagacaggggacTGCACCACATGGAAGGCAATCAGGTGAAAGTGGCAGGGATGGAAATATGTGTTTTTGTGGCCCTTTAACTGAAGCTAAACATCTTATCTCTCTCAAATATTTTGTATTATGTTGCCTAACGTGATGTGTTCTTTATTGTACAGAAATTACAATGAACACAGAGAAATTGTCACGTCCTGACCACACCCAGGAGGAGCAAGGTAGCTCAAACTATCTTATTCTGAAATATTATATCTTGGTTTTTACCTACCATAATGTGGGAGCAATTTATCTATTTATTACACTGTCAAAAAGCATTCATATAACACTTCACAGCTTTTACCAGATGCTCCGCGCCCTCCATAATATAAAAGGGTACTCATGCAAGTTTAATATTTTCCTATGTGGTAAGCTACATACTTGTTCAGTAATTATGTCACATTTTACTGTATCTTTGCAAAGTATTACCTCTccagtcaatggaagcaatctGAATTATAATGTCAATGATCCTGCCCTTGTGTCTAGACAATATACATATTCTTACCTTAGTGGAGTATGcaaatagtttttctttaaggGTATGCTCAGAGATTGTGGAAATCCTGGGGATTATCCACAGCAGAATATCCACAGCATTTTACAATGCAAAGATTGTAGATGGGAttttaagaaatctcatccaAACGCTCCGAAAAAATTTGCAATTTGTGTAAATTGATGTGCATTGCggatttcaaatccacagcatgtaatTTTATGCTGCAGACTTTCACTTTAAATCTCACCCCTTCAAATTCACAGCAGACTTGACCcatctgaacataccctaagaaATAAGtttctaatttatttattttcttgtgaTTGTAATGTGCCATTGACTCGTAGGCTTCCTCCCAAAAGGCCTCTTTTATAAGAAGCAAGACTTCTCTTGATTATCTGTGAATCACAATCTCTGGTGTGGTCAGCTTCTTCATATCGATTTTGAATCTagtttatcttgtactgatcctgagttaaggCCTGTATTAAGTTACATTTATGTCACAGATATGCTGGTTACCAGTGGAAACAGTCAACCACTTGTCAATGAACATAGTAGCTTCACTCCTATAATGGAGCCCAGTTCATTTTTTCTACTTTTAGATTACTATACAGGATCTAGTGTAAACTGAAAACTTCTGCTAATTATAAAGTCTGTGCCAATATGGACACTACATTAAAGGCTGGGAGAATTCAGCTCTGAACTATGCAgaagtgtgaatgcagctctggattattAGATGGGCTGTAAATCAGGATCAATTCAAGATAAATCAtggaatgtacagtatatataatgtTACTCAACTTTTTCTGTAGACTAACTATGGTAAAGAGGTGGACTTGTACTTTAATGTTTAGAAAGTTGCATGCTGGTGTACTAAGATGCCATATCTCATTCATTTTCATTAAAGGGCCATTCTAGTGTTTCTTGTTaatcattcattatgcagctattcccccagtatatatgtcagatagtgttaccttggttagcaAATTCTTTCTGTcttaaactcctggcctctttttcctcagatggttatgtgatcttagatctgcttggggttctggatttattttctagtcagtttctcagtctgtgtaatGCTGTTACATTGATCTACCACAAAAACTGCACAGAGAGGCACCCCGACACTCCTgtcacaattactgatgatgatcacacagctcctgtcacacagttataatagagcagATCATAGCTCATCGTCCTGACTTTATACTTATGGCCTGTAGCTCATTTAGATGAATATAAAAGGTAGTGATAATTAAGTTGTCTCCCAGCCGACAAAAATGGTACAACCTTAACTAATGctgggctgatgcatcatgagattgattgaaagtgaaattaaaaaatgtcaccatcaagatgatgcctgataggcatcagacagggggctgcaataAACAGTGGGAatatccagagtgtgacagggaaTCAGATAAGgggagcagggatggaaaaatctattttcaccagagtggccctttaagttctCCAGCTGTTGTAAAACTACAAATTCCACCATCTCGAGAACCGCAAACTGTCAGTGCATGATTGGAGTTATCCTTCATTAGCTATGGGGAAGCTGCAGGTTCCAGATCAGTAAGCAATCTGCATACTACTTCTGCACTTTTCTTCAGTGCTCTGTGTCCTATACTGTATCGCTATGAGTAACTTTTAGACAAGTATAGGTTAATACATAACACTTGTGCTAATTTCACATCTATCTGTGCTCCATAATGTAAATATGGCACCTATTTGACACAAAACTGCCAGCAAAAAGACTTTTGTGTAACCATGCCCCAATATATTTATTCACTAGATTGTATTTACAGCCATTGCTTTTACTGCAACCAACAAAATAAGATCGTAGCAATAATCTCTGTAtgtaatgatggattttaagtgaaatTTGCCTTGATTTAGATCTTTTCCAGAAATCATTCGCCAGAGATTTTGAGAATTTAAAGACAAATCCAGCAATTAGCCCATCTTTCTGTGAGCTCCATGTAACCATCTGCAAGATGTCATCATTATCCTTATATACTGAGAAGGAAGCTCAGACTGTGAGTTCAGAGTTCATAATACCATGCATATATGTGGTCTCTAGAGTCAGCCGAAATATTTGGTTGGTATTAGAATGCTGAAGCATTGCTATAATGGATCCTGAGCTTTGGCCACCAAATGACCATATTAGGGTAAATAATGGTGGAACACTTCCTGGTTGATAAGATACAGTAGAATGTCTTAATATTCATATATGGGAATAGTgccagaggtataacttgaaacAATGGAGTCCCAAAGTTAATTCTGTGAAAAAACATCCCCCAACCAACCCCCTACCATACCAAGTATCATATATAATACTCATGTCTCAACCCCTTAGGCACAAGAGCCTAAGCGTGAGTGCTACCTCAACCCTCCCCATAGCTACGCCCAGTATAGTGCCTCTTTCATATATAAAATAATGCATACTGAGATTTAGCTATTTTCTATCAGGGAAAGGATGGAGCTTGGAGGCTGAACTTTGGTGAACTTACTAGAGAAtttctaaatacatcgctatgaTCATAATCACTTCTCATTGGGTAGAAGAGTGCCAAAAGAGTTCATCAGCAGAATGCTGGTTGCTGTTTTCGGTAGTCTGTATGTGGCCTATGGCAAAGCAAAAGAATCAGCTTGCTGATGAGGAACcacagattttttaacatttttgtacaAAAAGGCACCAACTTCAAtaatatatgcagtatatattgCAAAGATGCTGCTTATGTGATTCCCTAATAGAAGAGCGTAGGTTCACCAAAGGTGTATCCAGCTTTAAGCTGaattcacacagctgtatgcaTATTGCAGCCAAGAAACTTGGGGACAACTTGTATTAAAAAGCTCATGTGTTGTCTGATCTCCATAGACCCTAACCAATTGCACATCCTATTATCATCCATGATGAGAATAGGGCATTGGGTGGATCATTGGACCGTGTGAAGAATGGTTGGTCTCAATAGCCTTATAGGCTATGATGGGCTACATGCTGTTGAAATGCATGGACAGTACATGGCCTGAAAATATAGCTGGGTGAATAAGCAAAGAAATAACAAATAAGTTTGCCACCACTAAGAAAAGAATGGGTTTGTATTCCAGATAGTCAAACTAAGTGATCCTCCTGACAAGCAGTTGGCTCTCCTGAAGTCTATAGATGATAAAGGCCCGCAAGCCATTGCAATATTTTACCTATTACTACATATGACTGATGAGAAAGCCTATGGACAGCTGCCCAGCTGCAAGGACAATGGTATTTATTTTGTGGGTACATTATATTACTTTGCATCAATTATTTTCAGTCATGGAGGTGCACCGAGGTACAGCATGTGAATATATATGCTATATACCATATATGGTATACACAGACAAATCCAGATTAAGGTATACAGAGGAAAACATTATTTAGGTTCTCCAGCTTCATTTTGGAAAGAGAGAAACAGTTTAGTGCACAGAAATAAGTTAGTCACGCAATACCACCATACTATACCCCAAAATAGTAGAAAAAATGTCCAGTGGTCAGCATACAATATATATCAGTGCACATGGCTGAGGAAATCCTCACTTGCTATTCCAGCACATAAACTCTTGGCACTCGCTTACTTCTTTTAGCTGTGCTTTGTTTATTTAGCATATAGCATAAAGATAAAGGACACTTTTTGGCCCCTATTAAGCCTTTTTCAACCTCAGATTTGAAAACATATCCTTTTTCTGTATGCTATATAAACGCAGCCAAAAGAAAAGAGCACGAGAGTTTGTGTTCTGGTACCCCTTAAATATTGGCATATGTTGCTATGCACCATACAGTGTCCAAATAACAGTGGTGCAATGATATCAGatataagggtccttttagaagagccgattctcatttgaatgagcgagtgacatcaTTGCTAGCTCATTAGCTCTTCTGCagcttgtttagacaggcagatacatagtTGGGTTGTTCAAAcaaaaatcgttcagtctttcacattcgctgtataagtgaatgagagggactgaacgattgctgtttaaaccgaatgagcCAAGAATGGTTTTTACGCCTTCAGAAATTGAATGACAAATGAAAAGCGAACgattcttgttcatcgttcagtcgttggctcacaaCTAGgccgaacgattattgttcactttcacttgtttgaatgattaTTTGAACAatataattgttctgtctaaaagcacctcaAATCAGTAATCAGCTTACCTATAGCAACAGCTGAGACATACAACACATCTTGCTATGCTGTGTTAGTTGGTGTACAAataagtgatggaataatcctccacaaaGACACCCATTGGAATTGAAGCttccctatgagtcaatatctaACCTTTTACCAGGCTATGGATGATCGCCAAACCAGAGTACCCATATACATACAGATGTTTCCCCTCGGCAGTGCACAGTAGGGTTCAGGGTGGCTAAGGGAGAAATCACCAATGTAAGTAGATAGGAGAGTAATGTTTGTCCCTGTGGAGGGTACAAGAAGAGAGAGCACCACAAGGGTGTAGGGAGTTTTATAGGCCATGTAATGCTCAATGGGAACATGCTAAGGAAAAAACATGATAAGGGATGTAGGCCAAACCAGAGTAGCCATGTACAGATAGCTTATTCATACTTTGGTTGACTAGAGCAGTCATTCTCCCTGCTTCTCTAGCCACCTACAGGGCATTATTGCAATCGTTGTCAGAAAGCAGTCAGCAAAGGGTCCTGCCTTGGATGGAGGTGGGTGAGGATGCTCAAAATGATGAAACTCTTCCTCCATGTTGTTTGTTTGTTCCTCGTGTAGTGGTGGAGGCCTTTAATAAATCATCGCTTTACATCATTGTACCCCTCTGTATCATTACTTTGTTGTGCGATGTACTATCATGGCTTCTCCTCCAATTCTAGATGAGAAGATGGTACTTATATCGAAAATGAGGGACAAATCAGTCAGTTTATTGCAAAGTAAAGTTTCAGAAATGTTGAAAACAGTCAAACCTTTATTTTCTCAAGGTAAGTTAGACTAAGgattctttcacttttgcgctgTGATTTCCATTTTCGTGTTCTGTTAAGGAAGCAGGACAGAAGCAAATGGTACTTAgcggaacccattgactataaaggggtcagCTTGATTTCCACCTGGCTCTCTGTCATTTTCCTgtacaaaatagcgcagcatgctaccctactttgtctgggatttttcacagaagggacaaaaggtttcaataatgacttatgaaaaaccctatgaaccctccatgtagctggcaaataaagttcataagcaagcggatttactacacaCATGATGACAAAGGGACACACATAACGCggtgccagtttcaaagacggaaccttgaatttgagatttctagaagacaaatataccttccgtcccaccctgtaaggttcggatactgacagactcttcccattacgcaactgcatacgagccccgttgcttccaggttcttctgtacttctttccataccccctgcagtgcatctgtggcgacatcagctgcaggacaggcagacggactagcaatagctgtaaggaagcgaggatgctgaccacatacgcaaaggaatggagataccccagtgaaaGAACAAGTacagttgtttagcgcaaacgCTGCCacgggcaggaattctgcccactgaagagccttttcgctagcaaacaaccataaatattgcactaaatcctggttcttccgctcagtctgaccattagtttgcaggtGGAATGCTGACAAGAAGGAAAGCGACGCTCCCAGATTTCCACAGAAAGCTctccaaaattgcgcaacaaactgaacaccgcgatcagatacaatgttctcgggaaccccatgtagacaaatgatttcttttacaaaaatcttgggaaACTCTAtcacagaaggtagcttctttaacgccacgaaatgtgccatttttgagaaacggttTACTCTACAaccactaggatagtggtgaacttctgagacttaggtagatcggtgataaaatctaccaataAATGCGACCACGAAACGACAAGGCACCGGTAACaatctcagaggcccctccggacgacgctgacgacttttactgcgtgcacagacagagcatacCTTAGCAAAGTCGCgtatctcccgagacatgcctggccacgagtagtgtctagtacaaagatccagagtcccctgaacccccgagTGGCCtgtgagaacagatgagtgagactcttcaatgactctgaaatgcaaggtctctggcacaaaccatctgccctccgtcacccctgagggagcgtcctgctgacaattttgtagatgaggaacgagatcagattctacaactgccaccaccaccccaggtgccaagatattctcaagagccactgtctcactttccgtcgaaccgaaactccgtgagagggcgcccaccttcacgttcttctcccttggaatatatgtaacgatgagGTTAAACCttgcgaaaaacaacgcccacctggcttgatgagctgtgagtctcttagcattggcgagatataccaagtttttatgatcagtatacatggtaatgggatgcctagccccctcaagatggtgacgccactcttccagagaccacttaatcaccaataactcacgattacccatgtTGTCAttacttccgcgagaagaacgcacatgggctatacccagatctcccgctgacttcctgagacaatacagccccgcccccacctcacaCGCATCAACCTCAATAAAGAACGGTCGCCGCGTgtcaggctgtacaagcactggggcagcagtaaatgcccttttgagatgactgaaagcctctagggcctctggcgaccatcttactaagtcgccagaggccctagaggctttcagTCATCTCAAAAAggcatttactgctgccccggtgcttgCACAGCCTAACGCAAGTCGACcattcttggtaagatcggtcaggggttgagcaataacagaataattcttaatgaatttacggtaaaaatttgcgaaacctaaaaaccgctggagagctttcaggttatctggtctgacccattgggagattgctgctactttatcagactccatttgaatctccgtgggagaAATCACTTAAcaaaggaaagacactcatttagtaccaaaaatgcatttctccaacttaacAAAAAGTTCATACTCATGCAAACGGGTCATGACCAGCCTCAgatgccgcacatgtgaatctcagtctggggagtacaccagaatgttgtcgagctatatgaccaaaaatacccccaggaagtcatggaagaccgcgttcataaatccctggaacacagcgggggcattataaagtccgaagggcatgactagacattcaaaatgtcctaacaggGTGTTGAACACGGTCTTCCACTTATCACCCTCTCAGATGCGAATAAAATTGTAaaccccccttaagtccaatttggaaaaccagtgggcccttaccacctgattcaataaatcaggaatcaggtgcaaggagcactggttcttcactgtaattttattcaaagctcgatagtccacacaaggcctcagtgtcccatccttcttctttacaaagaagagacctgccccggcaggggacctgcaTGGCCTGATATGACATtttgccagagactctgagatgtaggacttaagggcttcgtgctcactcccagacaaattgaaaatggctcccttagggatgggactttcggggatcaaatcaataccacagtcccactccctatggggagggaaagtctcagacagtttcttggaaaatacgtcatgaaaatcagacaaataatcCGGGATaaatatggtatctgctgaacacatggatatagtagctaagtgactatgacaggacaacccccaatgtgtcaattcccgagtggaccagtCTAATTGGAGAtggtgcagtgccaaccagggcatgccAAGCACTACATagacggacatcctttccatcaccaagaacgacagattctcagaatgaagaacacccacagtgaactgtaaagtgggagtcctccattgtactacacctgcagacagaggggtagaatcaatactagtgaagcatatGGGAACCTTTAACGGTGAGAATTCAGTCattagaggtctgacaaaacttaaattaCTCAAATTGGCGTCCgcacctgaatcaataaaagcttgaccggaccgagtgaaattccggaagccaatctgacaaggcaccaacaacttagggagtacctgtgatcctaggcaatcctcccaaaaattgcctaggatctgaagttttccaccggttcagactgatgttgcagatgcttctgaggacaggtcactaCATGATGTCcgtctttcccacaatagaggcagaggcgatgagtcatccggaaccgtcgacgttcctcaggacttagctggtccacttccataggctcagcaccagaagttggcatgggagaagtgggagtgggtctgctggattccctagctttacgggcctgacgttcctcttttctagatttcagcctcctgcctgtcagctttgactgccaattctttgacagcgtcagaaagacccaacaaaaacacgtcTTTAAGGGTGCTAtaattccaagaggtttcacctgcatactgtctaaatttagagcaatagtcctctacccactgctgcccctgacgtagagacatgagatgagataccaccaaacccgcacggtccggctcatcaaaaatacctccaagttcccgaaaaaacaaaacaactgacTGCAGGAAAGCCGAACTCTCGCGTAAGGAGTAggaccatgtctgggggggactccaaagtaaggacataatcaatccaactttctggggtTCTGAGCGGGATGACCGGGCCGCATCTGAAaaaacaatctacatgcctgctgaaaaacaaaaaacctgctcctctcccctgaaaacacctcaggaagaggacacttgggctcaggactAGAAGAGgcggcagaaacatgcactaactcccgctgctcctgggccaccatacgaccagacaggtcttggattaTGACCaccaaatcctgcaactgacttgcaagggtactcatggcctccattgga
Above is a window of Eleutherodactylus coqui strain aEleCoq1 chromosome 3, aEleCoq1.hap1, whole genome shotgun sequence DNA encoding:
- the TMEM40 gene encoding transmembrane protein 40 isoform X1, translated to MNTEKLSRPDHTQEEQDLFQKSFARDFENLKTNPAISPSFCELHVTICKMSSLSLYTEKEAQTIVKLSDPPDKQLALLKSIDDKGPQAIAIFYLLLHMTDEKAYGQLPSCKDNDEKMVLISKMRDKSVSLLQSKVSEMLKTVKPLFSQGSGRSATSVATVKPFKTIKKEEKDTTLDTNGKNSLERKNSTEDGNISSSETVVKLEEQQRTYLRRGWGIKKDDEFFHFIIVCFALGAILVCEYYYSDWTVSVGFGLISFATLETIGIYFGLVYRIQTVVEQLLPLVGRFTFGFKKNN
- the TMEM40 gene encoding transmembrane protein 40 isoform X2; amino-acid sequence: MNTEKLSRPDHTQEEQDLFQKSFARDFENLKTNPAISPSFCELHVTICKMSSLSLYTEKEAQTIVKLSDPPDKQLALLKSIDDKGPQAIAIFYLLLHMTDEKAYGQLPSCKDNDEKMVLISKMRDKSVSLLQSKVSEMLKTVKPLFSQGSGRSATSVATVKPFKTIKKEEKDTTLDTNGKNSLERKNSTEDGNISSSETVKLEEQQRTYLRRGWGIKKDDEFFHFIIVCFALGAILVCEYYYSDWTVSVGFGLISFATLETIGIYFGLVYRIQTVVEQLLPLVGRFTFGFKKNN